GCTCCCATTTCAATAAGAGCAGGAATATCACTTTCAGGAATGACTCCTCCGCCAAAGACAATAATATCGCTCGCATTATTCTCTTTAAGAAGGTTAATGATTTTAGAAAAATAGAAGCTGTGAGCGCCCGATAGAATGCTTATTCCTATAGCGTCAGCGTCTTCCTGTATCGCTGTATCTACAATCTGTTCAGGAGTTTGACGAAGCCCGGTATAAATAACTTCCATGCCTGCGTCACGGAGGGCCCTGGCTACAACTTTCGCTCCCCTGTCATGACCATCGAGGCCTGGTTTTGCTATTACAACTCGTATCTTTTTTACAGCCATAGCTCATTCCTCCACTTACAAAATAATATTTTCTGTGTATTCTCCGAATTCTTCTCTCAATACGCCACAAATTTCGCCTTCAGTCGCATAATTGCGTACAGCATCGATAATAAGAGGCATCGTGTTAATGGATTCATCCCGAGCTGCTTTTCGTATTTCATCAAGGGTGCTTTGCACCTTTATGTTGTCTCTGCTTTCTTTCATCTTTCGAAGTTTCTCGATTTGGCGTTCTCCCACTGATTCATCGACCTTGAGAAGCTTCATATCTATCTTCTCATCTTCTAACTGGAATTTGTTCACTCCGACGACAATGGAGTCTTGGCTTTCAATAGCTCTCTGGTACGTGTAGGCTGAATCCTGAATATGTTTCTGGACATAACCCTTTTCTATAGCAGCGAGCATGCCGCCCATTTCATCTATTTGCCCGATATACTCTTCTGCTCTTTTCTGAATTTCGTTCGTCAAATTTTCAACAACGTAGCTTCCCGCAAGAGGATCCACTGTGTTCGCAACGCCTGATTCATAGCCAATGATCTGCTGGGTCTTAAGAGCGATGCCAACGCTCTTTTCGGAAGGAAGGGCCAAAGCCTCATCCATGCTGTTGGTGTGGAGGGACTGGGTTCCGCCCAGAACTGCTGCGAGGGCCTGAATGGTGACCCTGACTATATTATTCTCCGGTTGCTGAGCAGTGAGGGTGCAACCTGCGGTCTGAGTGTGGAAACGAAGCATCTGAGCTTTAGGATCGGTTACTCCAAAGCGTCCTTTCATTATCTGGGCCCACATTCTTCGGGCTGCCCTGAATTTCGCTACTTCTTCCAAAAAATCGTTATGAGCATTGAAGAAGAAGGAAAGGCGCTTGCCGAACACGTTTGGATCCAGCCCCTTTTTGCTTGCTGCTTCTACATAAGCGATACCGTCGGCTAATGTGAAGGCGACTTCTTGTGCCGCCGTGCTGCCGGCCTCCCGAATGTGATAACCGGAAATAGAAATAGTATTCCATTTAGGGACATTATGGCTGCAGAATTCAAATATATCAGTTATCAAACGCATAGAGGGTTTTGGGGGGAAAATATAGGTGCCTCGGGCTATGTATTCTTTTAAAATATCGTTTTGTATAGTACCAGAAAGATCACTCATGGAAACGCCCTGTTTTTCTCCAACACAAATGTACATGGCGAGTAACACACTTGCGGGAGCATTGATTGTCATGGAAGTAGAAACCCTATCAAGAGGAATTTTGTCGAAAAGGATTTCCATATCGGCAAGGCTATCAATGGCTACTCCCACTTTCCCGCATTCCCCCTGTGCCATAGGGTGGTCAGAGTCATATCCAATTTGGGTAGGAAGGTCGAAAGCTACAGATAGACCTGTAGTTCCCTGGGAGAGAAGATATCTATACCGTTCATTGGACTCTTCTGCAGTTGCAAATCCTGCGTACTGACGCATTGTCCACAGACGGCCCCTATAAAGCGTAGGTTGCACGCCTCGAGTAAAGGGGTACTGCCCTGGATAGTTTAAGTCTCTTGCATAATCAAATTCTTCTAGGTCAGTTGGGTCATAAACGCGGTTTAAAGGAAGATTTCCACCTGTGCGGAATTCTTTTCGTCGTTCAGGCCGCTTTTCTAACACTTTTTCAACTTTCCCCTCATACTTTTTTCTAAGTTCAAAAAGTTCAGGGATTTTTTTCTTTTCTTCAGTCATGGTACTTCGCCTCCCAAATAAAAAGTCTCATTCTTTCCAATTTTTATTTTATCCCTGCAAAAGAATAAAAACCTAATATAATTGCTCCTGCCAATAAAAATCCAAGAAGCATTCGAAGATAAACAACCCATATAGCACCGCCAGGAAGTTCTCCTTTACCTATTTTAACAACGAGTCTAGCAACAAAAAGAGCCCCAACAAACATAGCAAGAGCTATAAGCGCATTTATATTTTCAGTTGGCATAAGAATCCCTCACTAATTAATATTTTATCAAAATTGAGCGAAGCATATATTATATAAAACCACAAAAACACAACAATAATGCATTGTGAACATAATAACATTGAAATAAAAATGATAAAAATATATTTCTATTTAAATACATAAAAAATAAGGCCGGAGAAAAACATTTCACCGGCCTTAGGAGGGGCATCTTTATTGCGAGATGATCGATTCTTCTTTCCCTTCGCTTAGATGAATTTGTTTGAGAACTGAAATGGCGACTTCGAGGGCACGTTTGCCGTCCATTATCCCTACTAGGGGCTGCTTCCCTTCTCGTACACATGTAACAAAATGCTGAAGTTCCAGCTTAAGAGGCTCGCTCTTGGGGAATACTGGATGTTCTATAACTTCCACAAGTGTGCCATTCTCATGACGTACGCATCTGTTGATTGAAACATCCTGCGTTTCATAGTTTATGGTTAGATATCGCTCTGGTTCCATTATTTCAAGCTGTCTAAGACGGCGCTCTGAAACGCGGCTTACTAAAATATGGGCCATTGCTCCATTTTTGAAAGATATCTGCGCAGAAGCAACATCTTCATGGTTTGTTCGTATACATCTTCCTGTTGCGGAGATGGAGTCGATCTCCGAATGCACTAGTGAAAGAATAATATCAATATCATGGATCATTAAATCAAGGACAACCCCCACGTCGCTGATTCGGGAAGAAAAGGGTCCGAGTCGGCGCGACTGAAGAAAGAGGGGTTCATGAACTATCTTAGATGTATATTGTACAGCGCTGTTAAAACGTTCCACATGACCTACTTGGAGAACGAGATCTCTTTTTGCAGCCACGTTAAGCAGGTCTTCCGCTTCTCTCACTGTTGTTGTCACTGGTTTTTCTATAAGAACATGAATTCCGTTTTCCAGAGCTTTCTTTGCTATCTCATAATGAAGACTTGTTGGAACTACAACACTTACTGCATCTGGCCGTGCTTTCTTGATAAATTCTTCGAAATTTGTGTAATAAGGAACCCCAAGATTATCTCCGATAGCAGCTGCGCGTGCTTCGTTCTCATCAACTACTCCCACAAGCTGTGTGCCGAGAAGTTCGGTATATAATCTAGCGTGGTGCTGTCCTAGGTGTCCCACTCCTATTACCCCTACTCGTTGTAGGTCCATTTAGGATCACTCCTTGTAACTTTTTCAATGTTGCGTTATAAGCCTCTTTCTTTATTGTCACGTAAAAAATAGAGAAAGTGGTATCTGTTATTTATCGATTATCAGAGAAGCTAATAGGAACATCCTCTCTTTGATGTCCTTTCTCCGATAGGAATAACAATATTGCCGATCTTTATATGAACAAAGAGGGATAGTGGTAATATGTCCTTCTAATAGTTCATTTTCCAGCAATTGGCTTTCAAGGGCGCCAGGCAGATCAAAATATACACGCTCCCCTTCCTTTTGCCAATGGGCGGAGGAAAGTTCTTTCTGCCCGAGCAGTGACCATTCATCATCTTTTCTAAAATAAAATGTTTTACTGATGCCAGGACCGATCCATGCATAGATACGATTGAAGTCCAAATTCATTTTTTGGTCAAGGTTTACCAGGCTGTTTTTTACAATATTTTGTACAGTTCCCTTAAACCCTGAATGAAGCAGCATCAGCCATGGATGGGGAACTGGAGATGCCAATATGACCGGCACACAATCTGCAAAACGAAGACTCCCTTCATAGAGGGTGCTTTTTAAAAAAACCCCATCTGCAAACGGTCGTTCAGGCAGGCAATATTCTTCTCTTTCTGTGAGAATACGGGTCCCGTGATTTTGTTTAGGGGCTAAAAGCTTCTTTTGTGAAGTTTCTTCTTTTGAAAGAGAAGCCACTGCTTTCCTGCTAAGAGCCGGATCCCCCATGGCCTTTCCTATAAGGCTGCCTTTCATAAATAACCTGGCTTTAAAAAAGGCCTTTTCCTCTGGGCAGAGATATTCAAGAATATAATGCCCCTCTTTCTCATCAAGAGAGAAGTTTCGTGCGGTCATTATAAAAAACGAGCTCCTTCTGCCATATGGGTCTGTACATATCCAATAAGATAAAGGCTTCCGCAGCAGACTATAATGTCACTGTTTTTCTGCGCCTTTTGAAGTGCTTCCACTGGATCTGCAATGCCCTCTGGTTCATTAGCCCATTTATATAAAGCCGCTTCCTCTTGTAATGCGGAAGCTTTAGCCGAGCGCTCCATGCCAGGGACTTCAGTGCAAATAAGCTGTGGCTGCAACTGACTTAATCGGTGCAACGCCACATTATGCTCTTTATCTTTCATGGATCCATAGACTATAGTCAATCTTACTTTACTCCCGTTTATTTCCAGAGCGTTCAGGCTCTCTACAAGGCGGGCAATACCATCGTCATTATGAGCTCCATCCAGCATGATAGGAGGATGGGTTGGAAGAAGCTCCATTCGTCCCCGCCAGTGGGTCTGTGTTAAACCCTGACGTATGGTT
This region of Aminobacterium colombiense DSM 12261 genomic DNA includes:
- a CDS encoding cobalamin B12-binding domain-containing protein produces the protein MAVKKIRVVIAKPGLDGHDRGAKVVARALRDAGMEVIYTGLRQTPEQIVDTAIQEDADAIGISILSGAHSFYFSKIINLLKENNASDIIVFGGGVIPESDIPALIEMGAGAIFGPGTPTSVCAEWLEKAVAEKKQKETV
- a CDS encoding acyl-CoA mutase large subunit family protein, which encodes MTEEKKKIPELFELRKKYEGKVEKVLEKRPERRKEFRTGGNLPLNRVYDPTDLEEFDYARDLNYPGQYPFTRGVQPTLYRGRLWTMRQYAGFATAEESNERYRYLLSQGTTGLSVAFDLPTQIGYDSDHPMAQGECGKVGVAIDSLADMEILFDKIPLDRVSTSMTINAPASVLLAMYICVGEKQGVSMSDLSGTIQNDILKEYIARGTYIFPPKPSMRLITDIFEFCSHNVPKWNTISISGYHIREAGSTAAQEVAFTLADGIAYVEAASKKGLDPNVFGKRLSFFFNAHNDFLEEVAKFRAARRMWAQIMKGRFGVTDPKAQMLRFHTQTAGCTLTAQQPENNIVRVTIQALAAVLGGTQSLHTNSMDEALALPSEKSVGIALKTQQIIGYESGVANTVDPLAGSYVVENLTNEIQKRAEEYIGQIDEMGGMLAAIEKGYVQKHIQDSAYTYQRAIESQDSIVVGVNKFQLEDEKIDMKLLKVDESVGERQIEKLRKMKESRDNIKVQSTLDEIRKAARDESINTMPLIIDAVRNYATEGEICGVLREEFGEYTENIIL
- a CDS encoding Gfo/Idh/MocA family protein → MDLQRVGVIGVGHLGQHHARLYTELLGTQLVGVVDENEARAAAIGDNLGVPYYTNFEEFIKKARPDAVSVVVPTSLHYEIAKKALENGIHVLIEKPVTTTVREAEDLLNVAAKRDLVLQVGHVERFNSAVQYTSKIVHEPLFLQSRRLGPFSSRISDVGVVLDLMIHDIDIILSLVHSEIDSISATGRCIRTNHEDVASAQISFKNGAMAHILVSRVSERRLRQLEIMEPERYLTINYETQDVSINRCVRHENGTLVEVIEHPVFPKSEPLKLELQHFVTCVREGKQPLVGIMDGKRALEVAISVLKQIHLSEGKEESIISQ
- a CDS encoding polyphenol oxidase family protein, which gives rise to MTARNFSLDEKEGHYILEYLCPEEKAFFKARLFMKGSLIGKAMGDPALSRKAVASLSKEETSQKKLLAPKQNHGTRILTEREEYCLPERPFADGVFLKSTLYEGSLRFADCVPVILASPVPHPWLMLLHSGFKGTVQNIVKNSLVNLDQKMNLDFNRIYAWIGPGISKTFYFRKDDEWSLLGQKELSSAHWQKEGERVYFDLPGALESQLLENELLEGHITTIPLCSYKDRQYCYSYRRKDIKERMFLLASLIIDK